The DNA region AATATAATCATCCCAACTTTGGACAAAAGGGCGGGTGTCGATTAATTCTAGCAAGTCGATGCCAGCAGTTGGGCTGGTCATAATATTACGGATGTGGTCTACAACAGGATTACGAGAACCCAATCCTATATCTTGTAGATGTTTCAGAACCTCAGCATTTATCCCCGTGCGGATTTCACGGACTTGTAGGTTAGCTCGATTAGTCACATCTACATAGCCGCCACCGTGCTGTTCTGCTATATCTGCGATCGCACGGCACTGCTGACTACTAATAATTCCACCTGGTATTCTAATGCGAGATAACATACCATCGGCGGCGGGTGTAGCATAAAACAAGCCAGGACAAGTGGCAAATCCAGAAACCAAACTTGGAACTCCTTCCCCGTGCAACGCAGGGAGTAGACGGTGAGTGTGTCTTGACGACATCTTGAGAGTTGGCATTCTGACTTGGGCAATCCCATCACAGCTGCGGCACAGTCCCGGAATTTCACCGGAGTTTCCCAACTCCAAGCCTTAGTAATTTAGCACGAGAACGTAGTCAGAAACTTTAATGCTTCATATTTTGAATCAACCTATCCACGCCCAAAAGCGTGAATTCGATGGCTCATATAGTAACCGCCTAATTAGTTTAATAAAAAGACTTCTCGCTGGTTTTACTACACAAAACTGTCTTTTTCTGAGTCAGAAAGGGACAGATTTGAACGAAAAACATAATTTTGAGCCACTTTCCAATAGCGCGAGAACCGCTTGAGGTCAATATAGCCATCATAGTCAAAAAATGGTTCTACTTCTAGCACTTCCACCGCTATAGAACCCTCCATTTGATTGCAGATATCATCAAATCGGGGACTGGGACTGTTAGCTGTGACAATTAAATTTGCATCATGTTCTTTAGCAAAAGCTAAAATTTCCAGTGCCACATCGCCACGACGGATAACAACGGGTAACTCTAGCAAGCATTCGTAAATAAAAGTGATGCGTTTGAGACTTAGTTGCCATTCATTTATCAAAGCCTCGTCCCAAACCCAGATAGCTGGCGCATCGGGATATTTTTGTAATACAGGGTTGTATGGACTGAGGCAATCTCCATGTACCCAAACAATTGGTTTAGTCATTAGTCATTGGTCATTGGTCATTAGTCATTAGTCATTGGTCATTAGTCATTAGTCATTGGTCATTAGTCATTGGTCATTAGTCATTAGTCATTAATCAAGAGTTATTATTCTCTTCCTTGTCCCCCTTGTCCTCCCGTACTCCCCCTGCTCCCTTTCCCTTTCTTTCCACGCTGCCAACTTTGGCTATTGGCTTGTTTGCTAAATTCCCCTTTAGGAAAAAGTCGCTGTTCTAATTCTTCATAGCTGCCTTCAAAATCACAATGACCGTAAAGGGGACATTTCTGGCAATAAATGCCTTTGGTGTAGCGTTCTAAGTTCTCACGATTAAAAAAATACGGTTTCTGACTAAAGGTGCTGGCAACCCACTGCCATGACATATTATTACTAGCAGGATCTCCATCTAATAGGTGTTCGAGAAACCATTTAGCTCCTGCTTGCCAACGAATACGCAGCCAATGGACAATGTAAGCTGCTAGCCACATTCGGGCGTGGTTATGTAGATAGCCAGTTTCTTTCAAATCACGGCTAAAACTGTCGATGCAAACCCTACCTGTGGTTCCTTGTATAACATCTTGCGGCAATTCGGGTGCATATTCAGCCGCAGTGTAACCAGTTTTGTACTCTTCCTGGTCTTTCCAGATTCCATCCCCTAACTTGACATACAACCGTTGCCAATAGTCGCGCCAGCCTAACTCGTTAATTAGTTTTGTAGCATCATTTTGGTGCTGTACCCGTTCAAGGACATAATCTCGAATTTCTCGCAAACTCAAAACGCCATAACGAATGTAAGGCGAAAGTCGCGTGACTGCACCCGCGAAAAAATTACGTGTTTGCGCGTAGCTTACTGCATCGATTTTTTGCAGCGCTTTCTCTGCCGCTTTGCGTCCCCCCAGAGTTTCGCTGATGTGGTCATCGCGTTGCGCCGCATCAGGGAATTGTTCGCGGAGGTAGGCTACCAACTCATCGCGGTTGGTAAATTCGCGTTGCATATCTTTAGACATTCTAAACAAATATAAATAGGTAGGTAGGCATAGCCCGCCGCAGGCATGGCTTAATCTATGTACAATTCTAAAGCGGTCGCAATCTCTCACACTTCCATCATGAGCAACATTCCCCAAGTCGGACAACCAGCACCAGATTTCTCCATCCCTGACCAAAATGGCAATGCAGTCACTCTCGACGACCTCAGCAGCCAGTGGGTTGTTCTCTACTTCTACCCCAAAGATGACACACCCGGTTGTACCACCGAAGCCAAAGATTTCACCGAGTTGTATCAAGACTTCAGCGCACTGGGAGCGAAAATCTTAGGCGTGAGTCCCGATTTGGGTAAGTCTCATTGTAAATTTATCAGCAAACATAACTTGTCAATCACCCTCTTGAGTGACCCAGAACATATTTTGACAGAAGCCTACGGTGCTTGGCGCTTAAAAAAATTTATGGGCAAAGAATATATGGGTGTTGCTCGCTCAACTTTTTTAATTTCACCTGATAAAATGATTGTCTATGCTTGGCCGAATGTGAAAACTAAAGGTCATGCTCTGGCAGTTTTAACTAAATTACGGGAATTAGCAACCACATAACGCGACTGAATGCAGGTATAGTTACAGCAATGCTACGTGAATCATATTTATAGTAATAAAGCAGGATGTGAGCAGCTTATTTGAGCAAGCGATCGCCAATGCACTGAACTCAGCTAATCCTCAAAAAGTTCTGGAAGGCAAAGTCGCTAATGCTATCATCCAGGCAGGATTTGATTTAGTTAGTTTTAATAAAACAGTAGGTCTAAATGGCGAAGTCGGTGAAATCGATGTGGAAACCAGTAACGCTATCATCGAAGTAACAACCCAAACTGCTCGAAAGTTGAAGCAAGTTCAAAAGTTGATATCAAACTCTGATTTGAATCCCTTGAACAAGCCAGTTATTCTCTATGCACCCAATTATAAATTTACTCCGACTCAAGATATCATCGCTACAGGCAGTTATGTAGTTTGCAGTCAAGAGGAATTATTAGAATTATTATCCATACTAGGAGCATAACCGATGCCAGAACCCATTTCTCTAATTTCTAGTGCTGAGATTAAACCAGGAGACTTTTTGAGTTTTCTGCAATATTCTGGAGTATTACTACATCCAGATAATGTATATGATGGACGTATTTCTAGAGACAATACTCATGTTTGGATTGTTTTAGATAACACTGAATTAAAAAATTTTAATCCTGATGAAATTGAACTCATAACCCAGAAGCTTACAGCTAAACCTCAGACTCACATTCTACTTGATGTCAGCAAAACTTCAGGAAGTGAGCAACTAGCGCTAGAGTTTGCGTGTCAGTTTGCCAAAAAATGGTCTTGTATTGTCTATAATTCAAGTCAAAAAGTCTACTCAGCACAAGAATTATTAGGGTTATGCCAAACAAAACTAGGTTTTGTTTAGATAGTATATAGAGTTGCATAAATTATGGTTCAATTTATCCAAGCACACAATGTCGGGCTTGCCTATTTGGAGGAAAAATTTAGTCTACAGCTAGCCGAAGATGAGGCATTCTTCACAGAATGGTTTGAAACTTTACCGGAAATTACAGATTTAGAAAAGCAAGATTTAGACAGAATAAAACT from Nostoc commune NIES-4072 includes:
- a CDS encoding FAD-binding domain-containing protein, which encodes MSKDMQREFTNRDELVAYLREQFPDAAQRDDHISETLGGRKAAEKALQKIDAVSYAQTRNFFAGAVTRLSPYIRYGVLSLREIRDYVLERVQHQNDATKLINELGWRDYWQRLYVKLGDGIWKDQEEYKTGYTAAEYAPELPQDVIQGTTGRVCIDSFSRDLKETGYLHNHARMWLAAYIVHWLRIRWQAGAKWFLEHLLDGDPASNNMSWQWVASTFSQKPYFFNRENLERYTKGIYCQKCPLYGHCDFEGSYEELEQRLFPKGEFSKQANSQSWQRGKKGKGSRGSTGGQGGQGRE
- the bcp gene encoding thioredoxin-dependent thiol peroxidase is translated as MSNIPQVGQPAPDFSIPDQNGNAVTLDDLSSQWVVLYFYPKDDTPGCTTEAKDFTELYQDFSALGAKILGVSPDLGKSHCKFISKHNLSITLLSDPEHILTEAYGAWRLKKFMGKEYMGVARSTFLISPDKMIVYAWPNVKTKGHALAVLTKLRELATT